The DNA sequence AGGAATACCGCTAGACTGTGCGCCCATGAGTGAGAGTGACCTGTCGCCGACGCAACAGCGCACGCGTGCCGCGCTAGTGCGCGCCGGACTGGACGTGCTCAGCCGGAACCCGGCGGCGCCCCTCGGCGAGGTGGCCGAGCGCGCGGGCGTCGCGCGCTCGACGCTGCACCGCTACTTCGCCGACAAGCAGGCGCTGAGCGCCGCCATCACCGAGTTCGTCGACGCCGCGCACGACGCCGCGATCACCCACGCGCGACTGGCCGAGGGCACCGGCCTTGAGGCCCTGCGGCGGCTGACGCTCGAACTCCTCGACCGCCTCGACGTGCTGTCATGGCTCATGGGACCGGCGCTCATGGCCGGCCCGCTGCCTGACGGCGGGTTCGACGAGTACGTGTCCGAGGACCCCGATCCGGCGGTGATCGACGCCGCCGCGCGCGGCATCGCCGACGGGAGCCTCGATGCCGCGCTCTCGCCGCAGTGGTGCGAGTCGATGCTGTGGGCCGTGCTGTTCTCGGCGAGCCACGCGCCCGCGGGAATGACGGCCACCGAGGCGCGTTCGCAGGCGCTGCGCGCCCTGCTCAAAGCGGTCGCGGCCGACCCGGGCGCGGTGCGCTAGGTCAGCGGCGCTCGCCGAGCGCCCAGCGCATCGGCACCAGCTTGGCCTCGGACTCGGCCAGCTCGGACGCCGGGTCGGAGGCCGCCACGACGCCGCAGCCCGCGAACAGGCGCACGCGGCGCGGGTCGGCGTCGTCCAGCCGCGCCGAGCGCAGCGCGATGCCCCACTCGCCGTCGCCGTCGGCGCCCATCCAGCCCACCGGGCCCGCGTAGCGCCCGCGGTCCATGCCCTCGATCTCGCGGATGAGGTCGCGCGCCCGCGTGGTCGGCGTGCCGCACACCGCCGCGGACGGGTGCAGCGCGGCGGCGAGGGCCAGCGACGACGGCGTCCGGCCGTCCGCGCCGCCCGCGCGGTCCAGCACGCCCGTGACGTCGCTCGCCAGGTGCATGACGTTGGGCAGGTGCAGCACGAACGGCTGCTCCGGCACGTTCATCGAGGTGCAGAACGGCTCGAGCGCGCGCGCCACCGAGACGACGGCGTGCTCGTGCTCCTCAAGGTCCTTCGACGAGCGCGCCAGCTGCGCCGCGCGCAGCAGCGCGTCGTCCTCGGTCATGCCGCGCTCGCGGCGGATCGTCCCGGCCAGCACGCGCGAGGCGACCAG is a window from the Xylanimonas ulmi genome containing:
- a CDS encoding TetR/AcrR family transcriptional regulator, with the translated sequence MSESDLSPTQQRTRAALVRAGLDVLSRNPAAPLGEVAERAGVARSTLHRYFADKQALSAAITEFVDAAHDAAITHARLAEGTGLEALRRLTLELLDRLDVLSWLMGPALMAGPLPDGGFDEYVSEDPDPAVIDAAARGIADGSLDAALSPQWCESMLWAVLFSASHAPAGMTATEARSQALRALLKAVAADPGAVR